The nucleotide window CGCTCAGCCACGCCTGCAGCTGCGGCACCTCGCTCCGCTTCCACTCCGCGCTCGTCCGCAGCGCCACGAACTTCCGCACCAGTGCGTCGATGGCGCTCGAGAGCAGCTCGGTCAGGTAGAGCCGCTCGTCGATCCGCTCCGTCTCCTCCTCCGCGATGAGCGTAGGCAGCTTCGCGCCGCGGACGTCGAGGTTCTCCGCATCGAGGGTGAGCTGGAACGTGCGCTCGCCCAAGGTGAGCTCGAGCCGCGCCTGCTGCACCAGGAGCCCGCCGGCCATCACCTGCTTGACCAGGAGCGCGTACGGCGCGGCCATGCCCTTGGCGGAGATCTCGGTGACCTCGCCCGCGAGCGCGCGCACCATGAGCCGATCGATGAAGAGCACGGTGAGCGGCTCGCCCTCGAGCTCGAGCAGCGACTCGCTCGACTCCGAGCGCCAGAGCAGCCACGTCAGAAACTCACGCCCGAGGTAGATGCCGCCGCGGAGCGCTTGCTCCTTGGTCTTCTCGGCCTCGACCTCTTTCGGGTCGCGCTCCTCCTTCGTGGCCTGGCCGTCGACGCCGGTCTCGCCGCGGAGGAACTGGGTCTCCGCGCTCGCCTTCCTAAACTTCGCCATCGCCGACCTCCGCACCGAAGAGCGCGCTGGTGGGCGCGAGGCTCTCCACATCCACCTTCGCCTCGCGCGCCAGACCGGCCACGGAGCGCGGCACCAATCTCAGATTCAACCGGTCCTCGAGGAGCTGCTGGATCTCCTCGACGAGCTTCTTCGACGTGGCCCAGAGCTGGAGCTGCTTGGTCTCCAGGTTCCAGCTCACGTCGGTGACCTTCACGCTGGGCTCAACGCGGTTGCGCAGCTTCTTGCGCAGGCCCTCGCGCGCCTCGCTCTTCTCGTGGCGCTTCGGCGGGTGGCCGTTCTCGGCCTCGAAGGCGCGCACCCACTTCTCCAGATCGGCCTTCAGCGTCCGCGCGGGGATCTTCAGCTGCTCCACGCGGAAGGCGAAGAGTGCGCGCTCGCCCTGGAAGAGGTTGCCCACGGCGAACTCGGTGGACTCCTGGTTCTCCAGCTCCACGAAGCCCGCCGCGCGGTCCTCTTCGCCGGCGCGATCGAGCGGCTCGAAGGCGCGGGAGCGCAGCGCGCGGGTGAGCCAGCCGCGGACGTCCTTGGGCGGATCGCCGGCGTGTTCGACGTGGAATCGGGTGAAGGTGACGGCGCCGCGAAGGATGGGCATGGGTCGCGGAGAATCCGATCCGGTCCTCTTGCCGTCAACCCACTCCGAGTCGCTCGACAGCCAGGGCATCCCATGTTGGCTGCTTGATTCGGGAAGAGGGTGACCCCGCGTTGTGGGCGCTGCGAACCCTATGGTGCGCGCATGTTCGCGCTGCGCGGTGTGGTCAAGGTGTTCGGCACCCAGGTCGCCCTCGACGTCGACCTGGAGCTGGCGCGCGGGCGGACCACGGTGCTCCTGGGGCCGTCGGGCTGCGGCAAGTCGACGCTCCTGCGCTTGTGCATGGGGCTCGCGACGCCCGACCGCGGCGAGGTGCGCTTCGATGGCACGCCGCTCGACGCGAGCGCGCGGCGCCGCATCGGGTACGTCATCCAGGAGGGCGGCCTGTTCCCCCATCTGACGGCGGCGGAGAACGTCGCCCTGCCACACCGCGCCGCGACGCCGCCGCACCCGCGAAGCGCCGACGCCGCACGGATCGACGAGCTGGCCCGGCTGGTGCAACTGGAGCGGTCGCTCCTGGCTCGCTATCCGCTCGAGCTCTCGGGCGGCCAGCGCCAGCGCGTGAGCCTGATGCGCGCGCTGGTGCTCGATCCCGAGGCGCTGCTCCTCGACGAGCCGTTCGGCGCGCTCGACCCGATCATCCGCGCCGAGCTGCAACACGATCTCGGCCGCATCGCGCGCACGCTCCACAAGACCGTGGTCATGGTCACCCACGATCTCGGCGACGCCGCCGCGCTCGCCGACGAGGTCATTCTCCTGCGCAGCGGACGCGTGGTGCAGCGCGGGACGCTCGCCGCGCTGGTGCACCAGCCGGTGGATCCCTTCGTCACGCGGTTCATCGACGCTCAGCGCGCGCCGTTCCGGGCGCTCGACGCATGAGCGCGGCCCGCGTCGCGCTCGCGCTCACGCTCCTCGGCGGATGCACGCGTGCGCCCACCGTCGTCGTCGGCTCGAAGAAGTTCACCGAGTCGGTGCTCATCGGCGAGTTGGCAACGCGTCTCCTCGTCGACCAGGGCGTCCCAGCGCGCCACGAGGCGCAGCTCGGCGGCACGCGCATCTTGTGGGACGCGCTCGTCGCCGGGCGCGTCGACGTCTACCCCGAGTACACCGGCACCTTGTGCCAGGAGATCCTGCACAGCGCCTGCGACGAGGCCACGCTGCGACGCGAGCTGGCCGAGCGCCACCTGGTGATGACGCGCTCGCTCGGGTTCGCCGACAACTACGTGCTGGCCGTGCGCCGCGACGTCGCGGAACGCCTGGGCCTGCGCACGATCTCGGATCTGGCGGCGCATCCCGAGCTGCGCTTCGGATTCAGCGAGGAGTTCCTGGCTCGCGCCGACGGGTGGCCCGCACTGCGCGCGCGCTATCGGCTGCCGCAGAGGGACGTCCGCGGACTCGATCACGACCTCGCCTGGCGCGGCCTCGACGCCGGAAAGCTCGACGTCGTCGACGCCTACAGCACCGATGCCGAGGTTCGCGCCTATCGCCCGGTGCTGCTCGTCGACAATCTGCACCAGTTCACCGACTACGAGGCAGTGCTGCTCTACCGCGACACGCTCGACCGCACCGCACGCGACGCCTTGTCGCACCTGGTGGGCGCCATCGACACCGAGGCGATGGCGGCGATGAACGCGCGGGCGCGGCTCGACAAGGAGCCCGAGGCGCGCGTCGCCGCCGAGTTCGCCGCCCGCCGCTTCGGCATCGCCGCCGCGGCGCCGGTGGAGCGGGAAGGGCGCTGGCACCGCATCGGCCAGCGTGCCGTCGAGCACCTGGTGTTGGTGGCGATCGCCATGGCCTTCGCCATCGTGCTCGGCGTGCCGCTCGGCATCGCGGCGGCGCGGCGGCGCAGGCTCGGGCAGTTCATCCTCGGCGCCACGGGGCTGGTACAGACGATTCCGTCGCTGGCGCTGCTGGTCTTCATGATTCCGATCTTCGGGATCGGCACCAGGCCGGCGCTGGTGGCGCTCAGCGTCTATTCGCTGCTTCCCATCGTTCGCAACACCGTCGCCGGGCTGGAGGGCATCGCGCCAGCCTTGCGTGAATCGGCGGCAGCAATCGGGCTGTCGCCGCGGCAGCGTCTGCGGCTCGTCGAGCTGCCCCTGGCCATGCCGTCGATCGTCGCCGGGGTGCAGACGGCTGCGGTGATCACC belongs to Deltaproteobacteria bacterium and includes:
- a CDS encoding ATP-binding cassette domain-containing protein; translated protein: MFALRGVVKVFGTQVALDVDLELARGRTTVLLGPSGCGKSTLLRLCMGLATPDRGEVRFDGTPLDASARRRIGYVIQEGGLFPHLTAAENVALPHRAATPPHPRSADAARIDELARLVQLERSLLARYPLELSGGQRQRVSLMRALVLDPEALLLDEPFGALDPIIRAELQHDLGRIARTLHKTVVMVTHDLGDAAALADEVILLRSGRVVQRGTLAALVHQPVDPFVTRFIDAQRAPFRALDA
- the rdgC gene encoding recombination-associated protein RdgC; the encoded protein is MPILRGAVTFTRFHVEHAGDPPKDVRGWLTRALRSRAFEPLDRAGEEDRAAGFVELENQESTEFAVGNLFQGERALFAFRVEQLKIPARTLKADLEKWVRAFEAENGHPPKRHEKSEAREGLRKKLRNRVEPSVKVTDVSWNLETKQLQLWATSKKLVEEIQQLLEDRLNLRLVPRSVAGLAREAKVDVESLAPTSALFGAEVGDGEV
- a CDS encoding ABC transporter permease subunit, with amino-acid sequence MSAARVALALTLLGGCTRAPTVVVGSKKFTESVLIGELATRLLVDQGVPARHEAQLGGTRILWDALVAGRVDVYPEYTGTLCQEILHSACDEATLRRELAERHLVMTRSLGFADNYVLAVRRDVAERLGLRTISDLAAHPELRFGFSEEFLARADGWPALRARYRLPQRDVRGLDHDLAWRGLDAGKLDVVDAYSTDAEVRAYRPVLLVDNLHQFTDYEAVLLYRDTLDRTARDALSHLVGAIDTEAMAAMNARARLDKEPEARVAAEFAARRFGIAAAAPVEREGRWHRIGQRAVEHLVLVAIAMAFAIVLGVPLGIAAARRRRLGQFILGATGLVQTIPSLALLVFMIPIFGIGTRPALVALSVYSLLPIVRNTVAGLEGIAPALRESAAAIGLSPRQRLRLVELPLAMPSIVAGVQTAAVITVGTATLGALIGAGGFGQPILTGIRLDDTRLILEGAIPAAVMALAVQALFALVEPLLVSRGLRLRRRER